Genomic segment of Acetonema longum DSM 6540:
TACCCTTGCAGGATGAAGACGGCAGCCATTTTATCAATCACTTGCCGGCGTTTGGCACGGCTTACATCTGCCTCCAGCAGAGTCCTTTCGGCAGCAATTGTTGAGAGTCTTTCATCCCATAGCTGTATCTTTATAGCCGGAAAGCGCTTCTGCAATAAGGCCGCAAACTCCTGGACCGACCGTCCCCGGTCGCCCACTGATCCGTTCATGTTTTTGGGAAAGCCAAGCAGTAAGATTTCCGCCTGGTAATGCCGGATTAACTCCGCTAACCTGATCAGGTCTTTTTCCAGGCTGCTGCGTTGTATGACTTCAACACCTTGGGCCGTAAGCCCTAATGCATCACTTACCGCGACGCCGATCCGCTTTTCTCCCACATCAAGGGCTAGTGTGCGCATGGATCCTCCAAAATATGTATCA
This window contains:
- the ruvX gene encoding Holliday junction resolvase RuvX, with product MRTLALDVGEKRIGVAVSDALGLTAQGVEVIQRSSLEKDLIRLAELIRHYQAEILLLGFPKNMNGSVGDRGRSVQEFAALLQKRFPAIKIQLWDERLSTIAAERTLLEADVSRAKRRQVIDKMAAVFILQGYLDSLPRTKLT